From a single Rhodococcus qingshengii JCM 15477 genomic region:
- a CDS encoding GntR family transcriptional regulator: MDLDADTSTTDLLVPEAALGRSDQTSRQYLRLRADILAGKFPQGSPLHETQLCESYGASRTPIREALNWLAHDGLLERAARGFRVRSGTPEDVIEIYAARVALESEAAGAAALRHSDLDLARLDGLHEFCCTATEGTEVRAGNFKFHEALWQAAHNSTITSLLIRLTTQLRIYDSGPPSNYGEPDLLNSEHQEILNAIRARDESSASGHMRNHLERSRDQRIRMFASR, from the coding sequence ATGGATCTCGACGCCGATACGAGCACCACCGATCTGCTGGTGCCGGAGGCTGCGCTGGGCCGGTCCGATCAGACCTCGCGGCAGTACCTGCGCCTGCGAGCCGACATCCTGGCCGGCAAGTTCCCCCAGGGCTCTCCGCTGCACGAGACTCAATTGTGCGAATCGTACGGCGCATCGCGTACCCCGATCCGCGAGGCACTCAACTGGCTCGCGCACGACGGTCTACTCGAACGAGCCGCCCGCGGTTTTCGTGTCCGTTCCGGCACACCCGAGGACGTCATCGAAATCTACGCAGCGCGGGTTGCCCTCGAATCGGAAGCCGCCGGCGCCGCCGCACTCCGCCACAGCGATCTCGACCTTGCCCGCCTGGACGGATTGCACGAGTTCTGCTGCACTGCAACAGAAGGCACCGAGGTTCGTGCCGGAAACTTCAAGTTTCACGAGGCCCTCTGGCAGGCCGCCCACAATTCCACGATCACCTCATTGCTGATCCGCCTCACCACCCAATTGCGAATCTACGACAGCGGCCCGCCGTCGAACTACGGCGAACCTGACCTGCTCAATTCGGAGCATCAAGAGATCCTGAACGCCATCCGCGCCCGGGACGAATCGTCCGCAAGTGGTCACATGCGCAACCATCTCGAGCGCAGCCGCGACCAACGAATAAGGATGTTCGCCAGCCGCTGA
- the thiM gene encoding hydroxyethylthiazole kinase has product MSDTVSVETVASAIDALRDQVPLVQSLTNIVSANFLTNVLLAAGASNAHIDNVHEAGGFAAIAGGVLVNLGTPDDGTAEAFLIAAEAARTAGTPWVLDPVGVGGLPWRSGIAVDLLRFHPSAIRGNASEIIALAGLGGDTRGVDSASDSADAVPAALSLLKHADAVSASGPVDYIVGRDGGGDVRGIRVSGGSALLPRVTSTGCSLGGLVAAYLAVTPTALDGLVAAHTHVAVASEIAEENASGPGSFAVAYLDALYNVNADTIRSRARIESFDLPAGVQN; this is encoded by the coding sequence ATGTCTGACACTGTCTCTGTCGAAACCGTCGCGTCGGCGATCGACGCACTCCGCGATCAGGTACCGCTCGTCCAGTCGCTGACCAACATCGTTTCTGCGAACTTCTTGACCAATGTTCTGCTCGCCGCCGGCGCAAGCAACGCTCACATCGACAACGTCCACGAAGCGGGTGGGTTCGCTGCCATCGCCGGGGGAGTGCTCGTCAACCTCGGAACGCCGGACGACGGGACAGCCGAAGCCTTCCTGATAGCAGCAGAAGCGGCGCGAACTGCGGGTACGCCATGGGTTTTGGATCCCGTCGGTGTCGGCGGACTACCCTGGCGGAGCGGTATCGCTGTGGATCTGCTGCGCTTTCACCCCAGCGCCATCCGCGGGAACGCATCGGAGATCATCGCTCTGGCCGGACTCGGCGGTGACACCCGCGGCGTCGACAGTGCCTCCGATTCCGCCGACGCAGTGCCCGCCGCTCTGTCACTCCTGAAGCATGCGGATGCCGTGTCGGCATCCGGACCGGTCGACTACATCGTCGGCCGCGATGGTGGCGGCGACGTTCGGGGCATCCGAGTCTCCGGTGGCAGCGCTCTGTTGCCGCGCGTGACCAGTACCGGTTGCTCTCTGGGAGGCCTGGTCGCTGCCTACCTCGCCGTGACGCCGACCGCGCTGGACGGATTGGTTGCCGCGCATACGCATGTTGCCGTGGCATCGGAGATCGCCGAGGAAAATGCCTCAGGTCCTGGTTCTTTCGCGGTCGCGTACCTCGACGCGCTCTACAACGTGAATGCGGACACCATCCGCTCACGTGCCCGAATCGAATCGTTCGACCTGCCGGCTGGAGTGCAGAACTGA
- a CDS encoding sulfurtransferase encodes MAGETASPLVSAAELDAMLREGGVAVLDATVHFPPARFDGDYRPESGYDGWVSSHIPGSRHVDLMDVFSEREAALHFTRPSTEQLMSDLQSSGIEPGATIVIYDQGSTTWASRLWWVFRNAGIEARVLDGGVAEWTRCGFALASGADVTHTSASKRWSVTDLGLWVDLPRVASLSSGEEAGTLVCALAPEQYEGTEKTRYSRRGHIPSSVNLSAKGLLDADARMLPADDVRSKSADVLPAVAEPVVIYCGGGVSACLTALALIRGGYEDVKVYDGSLEEWTADPTLPMVVGGEPGGALADVRCPRS; translated from the coding sequence GTGGCTGGAGAGACCGCGTCGCCGCTGGTGAGTGCTGCTGAACTCGACGCGATGCTGCGCGAGGGAGGCGTCGCTGTGCTCGACGCGACGGTTCATTTTCCTCCCGCGCGATTCGACGGCGACTATCGCCCGGAGTCCGGGTACGACGGCTGGGTTTCCTCGCACATCCCGGGTTCCCGACACGTCGACCTCATGGACGTCTTTTCCGAAAGGGAAGCGGCGCTGCATTTCACACGCCCGTCAACGGAGCAGTTGATGTCCGATCTCCAATCCAGTGGTATCGAACCGGGTGCGACAATCGTGATCTACGACCAGGGTTCGACCACTTGGGCATCACGGCTCTGGTGGGTGTTTCGCAACGCCGGCATCGAAGCAAGGGTCCTCGACGGTGGCGTCGCCGAATGGACTCGATGCGGCTTCGCCCTCGCGAGCGGCGCCGACGTCACCCACACGTCGGCGTCGAAGCGTTGGAGTGTGACGGACCTTGGCCTGTGGGTCGATCTACCTCGCGTTGCCTCACTGTCCTCAGGAGAAGAAGCCGGAACGCTGGTGTGCGCGCTGGCGCCTGAGCAGTACGAGGGAACGGAGAAGACGCGATATTCGCGACGCGGACACATTCCGTCAAGTGTGAATCTGTCTGCGAAGGGTCTTCTCGACGCCGATGCCCGGATGCTTCCGGCGGACGATGTTCGGTCGAAATCTGCTGACGTTCTACCAGCCGTCGCTGAACCTGTCGTGATCTATTGCGGCGGTGGAGTTTCGGCGTGCCTGACAGCACTCGCACTGATCCGCGGCGGCTATGAGGACGTCAAGGTCTATGACGGTTCGTTGGAGGAATGGACTGCAGATCCGACTTTGCCGATGGTTGTCGGCGGTGAGCCCGGCGGCGCGCTTGCGGATGTTCGATGTCCGCGGTCCTGA
- a CDS encoding LLM class flavin-dependent oxidoreductase — MGIKTFWYLTQADGDYPWSPGGLFPVDGARQIELAKTIDDGGFEGALVATWPNDPFISATWAAAHTTRMKFLVAVYANMTPARLLAEKALTFDAFSGGRLLINSVNGRENILTKYDMNVPHDERYELGEQYWADFRRIYAEGTESNFPNTPLRIDAPAGHQVPLWGTGDSPAGLANSGKVLDTYLAMLRETSFIEDKFSAARAAAEAAGREFTDFGALTGVIVRPTKAQAHDRFRSLFEKTGVEQIAHVLDNAVRRRTQGKQDLKTFTARDAQRQGWADKIASGRLPEPEELYVGDGLYAGITAWSPLDIFGTGSSAVYYVGDPDSITDSVRTLRSRTGLTALILAGWPLIEEAKWVAEHLVPRFDELS; from the coding sequence ATGGGCATCAAGACATTCTGGTATCTCACCCAGGCCGACGGGGACTACCCGTGGAGCCCCGGTGGGCTGTTCCCCGTGGACGGGGCCAGGCAGATCGAGCTCGCGAAGACCATCGACGACGGCGGATTCGAAGGTGCGCTTGTTGCCACCTGGCCGAACGATCCGTTCATCTCGGCGACGTGGGCGGCAGCGCACACCACGCGCATGAAGTTCCTCGTCGCTGTCTACGCGAACATGACGCCGGCGCGACTGCTGGCGGAGAAGGCATTGACTTTCGACGCCTTCAGCGGCGGCCGACTGTTGATCAACTCGGTCAACGGACGCGAGAACATCCTGACCAAGTACGACATGAACGTGCCCCACGACGAGCGTTACGAGTTGGGGGAGCAGTACTGGGCGGACTTCCGCCGCATCTACGCCGAAGGCACGGAGTCGAACTTTCCCAACACACCACTGCGTATCGATGCGCCCGCTGGGCATCAGGTTCCGCTGTGGGGTACCGGTGATTCGCCTGCAGGCCTGGCGAATTCAGGCAAGGTGCTCGACACCTACTTGGCGATGTTGCGCGAGACTTCGTTCATCGAAGACAAATTCTCTGCCGCACGGGCGGCGGCGGAGGCAGCCGGGCGCGAGTTCACCGACTTCGGTGCGCTCACCGGTGTGATCGTTCGCCCCACCAAGGCGCAGGCGCACGACCGGTTCCGTTCGTTGTTCGAGAAGACGGGCGTCGAGCAGATCGCTCATGTCTTGGACAACGCAGTGCGTCGTCGCACTCAGGGGAAGCAAGACCTCAAGACTTTCACCGCTCGCGACGCTCAGCGGCAGGGTTGGGCGGACAAGATTGCTTCCGGCCGACTTCCGGAACCGGAGGAGTTGTACGTCGGTGACGGGCTGTACGCGGGTATCACGGCGTGGTCACCCCTCGACATCTTCGGCACCGGGTCATCGGCGGTGTACTACGTCGGCGATCCGGATTCGATCACGGACTCGGTACGCACGCTTCGCAGCCGAACCGGTTTGACTGCACTGATCCTGGCAGGTTGGCCTCTGATCGAGGAAGCGAAGTGGGTTGCGGAGCATCTTGTTCCGCGATTCGACGAACTCAGCTGA
- a CDS encoding cupin domain-containing protein, with product MSTHVASLCNGPSVFENELGSISQLDTSSLPILSGLSIKRIVLGPGAIREPQWNVNANQIAYVTSGTVLVSMLGNADEFASFVVRAGQMYHVESGAIYHIENVGEEEAEIIAALRTSLPQHFSLQSSVSAMSNAVLGNTYDLAASAFDVFGRADASQIVRRDGAAVVPDTAGLPNAHLFDLEGQIAPLAYPYGQAKVARKQYWAALEDLSMYSLTIRESGMREPHWHPVTAEMGYVHRGHGRMTVLDPDGSLDTYLLEPGQVYFVPRAYPHHIEVLGDEDINFLIFFDQPTPGDIGYRATASAFSRGVLSASFGVPERELPHFPFTPIDPLIVSRINPIDRQH from the coding sequence TCTTCGAGAACGAACTTGGGTCGATCTCGCAACTCGACACGAGTTCGTTGCCGATCCTGTCCGGTCTGTCGATCAAACGAATTGTTCTCGGTCCCGGCGCGATCCGTGAACCACAATGGAACGTCAACGCGAACCAGATCGCCTACGTCACCAGCGGAACCGTGCTCGTCTCGATGCTGGGCAATGCTGACGAGTTCGCCAGCTTCGTGGTGCGAGCGGGGCAGATGTATCACGTCGAATCCGGCGCGATTTATCACATCGAGAATGTCGGAGAGGAGGAGGCGGAGATCATCGCTGCCCTGCGTACTTCACTCCCGCAGCACTTTTCGTTGCAGAGTAGCGTCAGCGCAATGTCGAACGCGGTGCTCGGCAACACGTACGATCTCGCCGCATCGGCCTTCGACGTCTTCGGTAGAGCCGATGCGTCCCAGATAGTTCGGCGGGACGGCGCCGCCGTCGTTCCCGATACCGCCGGCCTTCCCAACGCGCATCTCTTCGATCTCGAAGGCCAGATCGCGCCTCTCGCATATCCGTACGGACAGGCGAAAGTGGCGCGCAAGCAGTATTGGGCGGCGCTGGAGGATCTTTCGATGTACTCGTTGACTATTCGCGAGAGTGGGATGCGTGAGCCACACTGGCATCCCGTCACTGCCGAAATGGGATACGTGCATCGTGGTCACGGGCGGATGACGGTCCTCGATCCGGACGGTTCGCTCGACACCTACCTACTGGAGCCTGGTCAGGTGTATTTCGTTCCGCGTGCCTATCCCCATCACATCGAGGTTCTAGGTGACGAGGACATCAACTTCCTCATCTTCTTCGACCAGCCGACGCCGGGCGACATAGGCTACCGTGCAACGGCTTCCGCGTTCTCACGCGGCGTTCTCTCGGCCTCGTTCGGCGTTCCGGAGCGGGAGCTGCCGCACTTCCCTTTCACTCCGATCGATCCGCTCATCGTCTCGCGGATCAATCCGATCGACCGCCAGCACTGA
- a CDS encoding inorganic pyrophosphatase, whose product MSEELFAALDHLAATSAVVIDRPRGSAHPRYPDAIYPLDYGYLDGTVSADGDGIDLFRGSAVGNGVVAVAVVADIVKKDVEVKILLECTAPEIDTATIFLRDVLGLGATVLRRAVS is encoded by the coding sequence ATGAGCGAAGAACTGTTCGCCGCCCTCGATCACCTGGCTGCCACGTCAGCTGTCGTGATCGATCGCCCCCGAGGGTCGGCACACCCGCGGTACCCCGATGCGATCTATCCGCTCGACTACGGCTATCTCGACGGCACGGTCAGCGCGGACGGCGACGGGATCGATCTGTTCCGAGGCTCGGCCGTCGGCAACGGTGTTGTCGCCGTGGCCGTTGTTGCCGACATCGTCAAGAAGGACGTGGAAGTCAAGATCCTTCTCGAATGTACTGCGCCTGAAATCGACACTGCCACAATATTTCTCCGTGACGTTCTAGGTCTCGGTGCCACTGTCTTGCGGCGCGCCGTCAGCTGA